Genomic DNA from Setaria italica strain Yugu1 chromosome V, Setaria_italica_v2.0, whole genome shotgun sequence:
TGGCTGATGTCTTCAGTGCTACACCACTAAATATTTCCTTCAAGAGATCACTGGTGGGGATTAAGCTACTAGAATGGCACAGTCTTGTGGGCAAAATTATACATATCAACCTAAGCGAAGGGGGAGATGCTTTTCATTGGTCCCTTCATAAAAATGGTTCATTCACCGTACGTTCTATGTATAAACACCTCGTCAGTAATGGGGTTAGAGTCACACAGGAAATTTGGCATATGAGAATACCTTAAAGATTAAGATCTTCATGTGGTATCTAAAAAATGGTGTTATATAACCTTGCTAGGAGAAATTGGCATGGGGACAAACATTGTAGCTTTTGTAGTTCAGTGGAGTCCATCAACCATCTTTTCTTCAAGTGTCATTATACCAAATTTATCTGGCGTGCCGTTCATATGGTATTTGGCTTATCTCCACCGATTAATATAAGTGATATGTTTAATCATTGGGCCAAACAAGGGGGACACAAGCCAAATCATTATTTATTGACGGGGAGTGCAACTTTTTGCTAGGCGATATGGTTGTCAAGAAATGATGTGGTTTTTGATAAATGTCGATCGAAAATTTTTTTGCACGTACTATTCAGGGGAACACATTGACTCCGTCTTTGGGCAAAGTTGCAGCAAAGTGAGAGCGACCCAGAATTCGTTGTTTCGGCATGCTGTTCTTTGGAAATGGCGGCACTGTGTTTCTTTAGTTCCGATGGATGGTCATTCAATTTAAGAATTGGTTTTTAAATGGTTTACATTGTGAAAAGTAATAGTGTGCTACGATGCGTAATAAATTTGAACTGAAGCTCCTCCTCGGAGTGGACTGAAGCCGGAATTACtatccattattaaaaaaaagatgcgTTGAGTTGCAATGTGATCCCAGATGGGTGGGTGTTTGCGAGGTTTGTGGCAGGTGACTGCGATGGAAGGTTTGTGGTGGTGATGACGAAGGCGGTGTTGTCACGCTGGGGCTGGGCAACATGGGGAAGACACTGCTAATGGGATCCTATCGTGACAGACTAGGGGAAATGGAGCAGATAATTTTGACGCCCGTGGTAGCAAATCATTTTACTTCATTCCGCCTAGCCGCCTAGGTAGTGGATAAATTGTTCACGACGGGCAAGTAGCAACCTATGTTTTTCTTCTTACCAAGTGAAGCGGCCGGCGAGACAACGAACAACACTGCAGAGAGATGCGACTGCTCGTCGGCACGGCGCGGCATCAACTTTAGGTGGGAGCGAAATGGGCAACGTGTAAGCACACGAATAGCTAAAACGCCATGATTGGGTTCGTGTGGAGCAAACTATAGCTAGGAAAGAGAGACGTGGACACGCGATTTTCTACGCATCTACATTTTCGGTCACCTGTTCTGAGTCTTCGGAtcgaaaattcaaaaaaaatcaacCATCAGATCGACCTCAAGCAGTCAAGCTCTACTGCCACCCCTCttttctgaagtctgaacattCTCTCTCCCTATTTATAATTCAAAGTGTTTTTTATTGCCAAAAAATGTGTTGTTAGAAAATGACATCTTTTTTTAGAAGTGTTAGAAAATGACATCTTTTTTTGAGAAGTGTTAGAAAATGACATctactagtattttttttctccttttccagtGCATCACAGGCCTATATTGCTGCTCCTCTCCGGGCTTCCTTTTTCCGGCCCACAACAAACCTGGCTACCGGGCTTTTCCTTAGGCCCAGGGATCGAACATTCAACCTTTTGAtccattaattaattaatctaATCCGATCTGTCTAGCCCGTGTTATGTTGTTTAAGAAGCTTCGCTTGGCTCGTCACGACCATGGTTTTGTAACGCAAAAAAAGCAGCAGGAAGCCGGCTGTGCAGGCGAGCCATGGCGCCACCGACGAGGagagagagggcggcggcggcagcggcgaggccgagctcgTCGTCCCCGTCAGCAGCACCGGCGGGGCCGAGGGCGGTCGAGGTGCAGCGCCGGCGGGTGGGCGGCGGTTGGACGAGCCGCCGGATCTCCATCTACGCCTCCCGCGcctacttcctcctcctcatcctccagaTCCCGCTCTTCAGGTCGGTATCGAATCGCTGGCACGTTCCTTCCTGTATGCTCCCCCAAGCAATAATCAACCAGATGCTTTGCTTTTCTCCACAAATCGTCCAGTTCTCATAGATTTCGGCGGCTCTGATCACCAAGCGTGCTTACGTTTTGGGACTAGATCCATTATTTACTCACTCACGATCAGTACTCGCGTTCTTACTATATGTGGGCATCGAGGGGGTTGAACGCAATTTGAGTGATTCCATGCCTTGATGTCGTCGTGTCGAACGCTTTTACTCACTCATTGCAGAGGTATTTTCTTCCCATGCCTTGTTGTGGTAAACCTTATTGATCAGTTATTTAAGTATTGGTGCTTAGCGTGATCAATTCCAGCCTTGGCTCCCACCTTTTTCATGTTAAAATATTGGCTGTGATCTCCAACAAGCTAAACTGAAAGGAATCATGCACTTAGCATGCAGTTCAAACAGGCCCTCCATGTAGTGCAACTGAACCTGACTAGATAAGCAAACTGCAGTTAGTATCAGGTGATTCCATACTggcaggaagaagaaaaaaaacgcTAGACCACATTAATCATGTTTGCGTAACAAAGAAAATTTTGAAAACACACATGTCAGCTACTAGTTGCAAAGGGCCATGGAAATGCATTGATGCAAAATTCAACATTTCATCAGGTTTTGTAGCACTTGGGATACTTGGGAGGCGACTCTGCCAGTGCATGTGATAGGCTGTCTGGATGTGTCCAGTAGAGCAAGTCCTTTCTTTTTCACACATTTCATAATCTAATTTCATTCTTTTACCACAACGGTAGGGCACCTAGTGCATTTCCTTTGAGCCCCTTCATAATACTGAACAGTAATGTTATCCATTTGCATTTTATTTTAGTCTTTGTTGGTTGGCCGACTAAAAGACTTAACTGTTTTGAGCAAGGACGTAATAAGTAGATTTTGCTTGCTTCTGCCATTTCAGGGTCCCTTGTAGAGCAGGCACATGCACAACACCAATTCAAGTCACCTCATCTCAGTTGGTCTCAAATGAGATATTCCCGCCAGCTGTTGTGAAGGCCATGCTCTACCCTGGAGCTATTGTGAGCAGCCTCACTAAAAGAATTGCATTTCCAAGGTGGAGTGACCTGTTTGACATTTACAACTTGACAGAAGCCAAAAATGCTTCTGCAGTAGTTGATCTCCAGCGTCTAGAGGTGCTTTTTCAATAACCAATCTACAAATCTTTCTGGAACAATGCCTGTATGATCTCTTTACATAACTGCCTCTCTTCTCAATCAGATACTTGCTGGGAGCTACTTCTGCGTTGCTGGAGCACTTGTTGGCATCATAAATCCTGGGAGGATGACTTTGTTTGGTACCCTTTTGGTTATCTGGGGTCTAGTGAAAGAAGCACTATTCGGGAAACCAGTGAACAGCGATCCAACACAATCAGCTTATGTCTACCCGACCATTTTGATTGCACTGATCTGTGCATTTATGTCCATAACCTACAATGTAAAGAAGACGGCAAAAAGTAGTCCTCCTGTTTCTATTGCGAAGCCACTGAAAAGTTCTGCCAAGTCAAAACTGAAGTAGACACTATTGTTGCAACTTCGATCCTTGTAACTCATTTCCACTTATTTATGTGCTAAAGACAGGTTTAAGGATAATTTAAGGATGTTTATGGTGTATTTCACTTTCAATACTGTAACATTTACTTTTCTCCCTTGCATTGATGATTCACATGGTCACTCCATCTGTAATGTTGACCAAAACCACATCTGTAATGTTGAACAAAAATAggcaaatctttttttttttgccctgaATAGTTATGCTGTAGGCAGGAGTGTCTTTTACAATGTTGAGATACCTGGCATCAAGGCACCAATTTATTTCTCCTGTTGCAAGTTCCAGGAAGACATTTTTCCCATTTATTTTGCTTGGATTTTGGAAATACTAGGACTTATGGCGTGCCATGTATCCAGAATAACCAGTTAATTTTATGAGTGTGGCTAAACCCTCTCATACTTCTCATTACTTGCTTCGAAAACTAATCcctgtgctttttttttttttggggggggggggggggggtagcaAAACAAATGAATGACTTATTTTATTCAGCTCTTTAATGTGTTCAATCACATTGTAATAGTCTCTCTTCTCATAAGAATCTTGAAATTTCCTAATAGATTCTGTCTTGCTTCCATTGTTGTgtttggatttttcttttttgaagttaaaaaaaaaattaactgcTACCTGGGAAACCATCAATCATACAGACTGAAGTGAGGAAACAAGGACACATGTAGTGGTTACACTTTGCCCAATTTACAAGGTGGTCCATCATTCCCAGCAATACTGCTGTCCTGGCATTTGTTTTGTTGTATTGTGCAAAGATGGCAAGGCTGCATAACTGCAAGTGGCTTGCCCTGTCTCTTGCTCTCTGTTGATGTCTGGCAGTGGCAGATGATGATAACACATGTGAGGAGATGAGCTGAGCCCCACTGTCATGTGAGTATTGTCCATATCTTGTATGCTTGCTTTCTTGCTTTTTCGCTAGTAAAAACTGAACCTGTAAATTTTTTTAACCTACCCCTTTTGACAGCTGAAGACTGATGCTGAATCTTCAGAAGTCAGCAATGCTAGGGAGATGGGAGTTGGTGTCTGCTATGAGCTGAAGAGATAACCTTCTATGTTTGAGATGTGAGGCAGTTTCCAAGTCACCAGTCACAATCTTCCGCAGTGCCTCCTTTTGGTTAGAGCCCTCCTCACAAAAGATAAAAACAAACGTATCTTCGTTCCAGTTCAATAATTGAGATTCCTCTCTGTCTGTTCCATCCTTTCTGCTGTTATAATTATTGTTATTGTTAGCCAGTATGAGTAATACATGTGCATttgatgttgtccttgtttaCTAGTAGCTAATAGCTGTTAAGATTTAAGCCCAGTAGCCCACGCACCCTTCCACCAAAAAAGTACATGTAGCTGCCACTATCCTCCCCTGTCTGCtgggaagaagagagagagtcTCCCAATTCCAGCTCTGCCTCTCCAGTTACATCCGTTGCCAATCTTCCTACACACTAGACTGCTGGTGTTCAGAATTTGGAGGCTTCGACTGCCATGGTTCAGATATCTTTACAGAGGTAAGTTTCTCCTTTATACTTCTTGAAATTCAGCTTTGTGTTTACTGGTACTTAGTGTCTTCGTGTACCTAGAATGCCACAGCTGTTACACAATGATTCAAAACTGTTCCTGCAGGAGCGTAGCCATTTCTCCTCGTTGCTCCTTATCTGAATCGCTGCTTCGTGCGGGTGTTgcaagaagaagatgggcctcttGTAGATCCCAGTCTTCACGGTTTGCTTATAGTGCGAGACCATCTCCGATCGTTCTCAAGACCGACAGTGCAATTGATCCCTCCGAACCAAAGAATTTGGATGCGAGCTCCTCAGCTTCAAGAAGTGGACCTTACAGTGCAACTTGTCATCCATCAGGCACTGCTGGAGTAATGGGAGCATCTTCCACTTCCTCTCTCAGATTTTTAGAGAAATTTGTGTGTTGGAGTACCAGAGATGGAGAAGAGGCACCTCCATTCGTCATCTGCAATGATCCattcatcaagaaagagctattGTCATCTGGAAACCTGCTCACTTCTGACTCTAGTATTACTCTTGGGAAGTTAAGGCAGAAGAGGCTCTTCTTGGAGCAATCTGGAGCATGTTGCATTGTTATGCCATGCCAGTTCTTACATGCCTGGCATGATGAGATTTCACAGGGTTGCTCGGTTCCTTTCCTCCATATTGGTGATTGTGTTGCAAAGGAACTCAAAGCTGCAAACTTGAAACCTGTTGAGTATGGAAGCAATGTCCGTGTAGGAGTTCTAGCTACCAATGATACACTGGCCACAAAGTGCTACCTAGACAAGCTGGAGAGCCAGGTAAACCagactcctttttttttaaaaaaaatcaattgttgtATGCTTAAGGACTAcctcttttttttcattctcAGTAATGTAGTGGTATCAATGTTGGCTTTCAATATAAGATGGGTTTAATCCTCTTTATGGAAGTGTTTATATATCTTGAAAAATGAAATAGCAGGACTTATATATTTTTTGGACCACTTTGTTCAGGCATTTTTAGTAGAAGCAAGGCCTTTCCTTTAAAGTTCGTATATGACAACACGACATCATGCATATGTATTTTCCACGAATAAAACAATTCCGTTCCTACGTCACTGATGGATCCAGATTTTTTTCAGTCACTTTGCATGATACCTACCTTTGTCTGAAAGCTCAGGTCACAAAAAAGATTTGACAACTACAGGTCTTACGGCCAGGTTGTCCATTCTTAATTTGCCAGTCCCATGATAACTTGTACAAGTGCCAATTTGTATCCTAGTGAGATGCCTTAAAATATTCTGTTTGATATTTTCTTTAACAGTACTCTACATTCATCACTTTGGGAGTGTATGATTAAACTGTTTCTTGTTTAAATTTCATCATCAGGGTTTTGAAGTGTTATGTCCAGATAAAGCTTCCATGGAGC
This window encodes:
- the LOC101772570 gene encoding uncharacterized protein LOC101772570, with product MAPPTRRERAAAAAARPSSSSPSAAPAGPRAVEVQRRRVGGGWTSRRISIYASRAYFLLLILQIPLFRVPCRAGTCTTPIQVTSSQLVSNEIFPPAVVKAMLYPGAIVSSLTKRIAFPRWSDLFDIYNLTEAKNASAVVDLQRLEILAGSYFCVAGALVGIINPGRMTLFGTLLVIWGLVKEALFGKPVNSDPTQSAYVYPTILIALICAFMSITYNVKKTAKSSPPVSIAKPLKSSAKSKLK
- the LOC101772977 gene encoding uncharacterized protein LOC101772977, whose amino-acid sequence is MVQISLQRSVAISPRCSLSESLLRAGVARRRWASCRSQSSRFAYSARPSPIVLKTDSAIDPSEPKNLDASSSASRSGPYSATCHPSGTAGVMGASSTSSLRFLEKFVCWSTRDGEEAPPFVICNDPFIKKELLSSGNLLTSDSSITLGKLRQKRLFLEQSGACCIVMPCQFLHAWHDEISQGCSVPFLHIGDCVAKELKAANLKPVEYGSNVRVGVLATNDTLATKCYLDKLESQGFEVLCPDKASMEHTVLPSVDAFRKGDIEGARNLLRVSLQVLLVRAVNTVILASDDLVGILPDDDPLLKKCIDPLDALVREAILCARIPRP